One Clostridium cagae genomic window, GGCTGGAGATGAAGCAGCTATTCCAACATTAGTTGAATATGGATTAGATGAGTTCTCAATGAGTGCTACATCAATATTAAATGCTAAGAAAATAATATTAGAACAAGAATAATATTTTAATATATTATATATGAGAAAGGTGGAGTTTTACTCTGCCTTTTTGTTTTATAGAAAATTATAGAATTTTTTAAGATTAAAAAGCTCTTAGAATTTAGAGTTAGAAATAAATTTAATTGAGAATTGACGAAAAAATTCCATTATAGAATTTAAAAAATATATATTTTTAAATTAATAATATAGTTTATTTAGTGATAAAATAACTAGTAGTAAAATTTATAAGGGGAGGCATATATATGAATAAAATTTTAGAGATGTTTATATCTTTTTTTAAAATTGGAGCTTTTACATTTGGTGGAGGATATGCAATGATTCCTTTGATAGAGGAAGAAGTTGTTAATAAAAAGAAGTGGCTTACTAAAGAAGAATTTATGGATTTTTTGATAGTATCTCAAAGTTTACCCGGTGCATTAGCTATTAACTGTTCTGCATTTATAGGACAAAAAATAGGGGGCATACTTGGGGAGGTAATAGCTATACTAGCAGTTACATTACCATCATTTTTTATAATAATTTTAATTGCTACCTTTTTTATGCAGTTTAGAGATAATTATTTTGTAAATTTAGCATTTAAGGGAATAAATGCAGCTGTTCCTATGTTAGTTTTGTTTGGTGTAATAAGTTTGTCAAAAGGTGTTAAAAAGAATTTAAGAACATTAATAATGATAGTAGTTGCGCTTGTAGCATTAATTGTATTTAATATTCATCCTGTAATTGTTATTTTAGTATCAGCAATATATGGAATGATATTTTTAAGAGAGAAGGTATAAAGGATGATATTATTAAAATTATTTATAGCTTTTTTTAAGATTGGAGCATTCAGTTTTGGCGGAGGATATGCAATGATTCCTTTCATTCAAAAGGAGATAATAACTAACAATTCATGGCTTACAGTAAATGAATTTATGGATATTATAGGAATATCTCAAATGACTCCAGGACCAGTTTCTATTAATTCTGCAACCTTTGTTGGATTTAAAGTATCTGGAATTTTAGGGAGTTTAGCAGCAACTATAGGTATAATAACAACATCATTTATATTAGTCACTATATGCTCAAAAACATTAGAAAAGTTTAAAGACTCTAATTTAGTAAAAAGTGCATTATTGGGTATGAGACCAATATTAATAGCACTTATACTTCAAGCCTTTTTTGATTTAGCTAAAGAATCTTATTTAGATATAAAATCAATAATTGTTACGTTGATAATTGGTGGATTATTGTTATCTCATAAGGTACATCCAATAATATGTGTGCTTATATCTGCTGTATTAGGAATTGTATTTTGGAGTTTTTAATTCTTTAGGAAATTACAGTAAAATTAAATGTTGGTAGTTTGAAATATTTGTTCTATAGTCCAATTTATGAGTTTTTGTTAATGAATACTATCTTATTGTTATGTTATACTTAAGATAATTAAAAATCCATAAATTTGTAGATATATACAATAAAGGGGAATAACATGAAGAAAAAAAATAAAAGATTTTATGATAAAGCTATAAAATATTATCAAAATGGAGACTTATCTAAGTCCCTAAAATCATGTGAAGAAAGCTTATCATATAGTTTAAAGAATCCTTCTATATTAAATTTAAAAGGACTTATATTATATCAACAAGGTAAATTAGATGAAGCTATTACAGTATGGAAAATTAATAAGGATTTTAATAATGATGGAATAGCTCAAAATTATATACATAGTGCAAAAGAAGATGAAGTTAGAGTAGAATTATATGAACTAGGCGAAAGGAAGTTAAAGGAATTAAAGATAGATGAAGCAATAAAAATATTTAAGAAGTGCAAAGAAAGTGATTTTAACTGTATAAAAGTGGATACAGCTTTAGCATTATGTTATCAAAAAAAAGGTGAGATAAATAAATGCATAGATTATATGAATAAAGTTTTAGTTATAGATAAAAACTATAAAGTAGCTAATCAAATTAAAAGCCAACTTATAGATTTAAAGGCGTATAAAAAGGAATCTAATAACTTTGTTAAATCAATGGTGGCTTTGGTTGGAGTAATATTTATATGTGGAACTGTCTATATATTTAAAGACAATTTTAAGGGTATTAATAAGGATAATAATTTGTCAATGGAATCAATCAATAAAGTAGAAGAAGATGCGAGTAATTCAGAAGATGTAGTTACTGAAGATAAAAAAGAAAGTGAGCCCAAAACACCAGATGTAACTACTAATGAACAGGCCAAAAAAGTTCTGTTAGATGTAAATAAATTAAATGAACATTTTGAAAATGGAGATGTTGATAACATTTATTATGATTTACAAAATGTGAATGAACTTGATGTTTCAGATGAGTATAAAGGATTATACAGGAGATGTGTAAATTTATTAAAGACTTCAGGAATAGAAGTATTCTATGAAAAAGGTATGGAAGAGTTTAATATACAAAATTATGAAAAAGCTAATGTAGAATTTAGTAAAGCATATGATTACTGTGATGGTAGTTATTTAAATGAACATATTATGTTTTATAAAGCTGTAACATTGGAACAATTAAATAATTCTGATGAAGCAATAAAATTATATGAATTATATTATGAGGAATATCCTAAGGGTTCATATGCTGATAATACATTATATAATCTTTCATTAATACTTAATAACACAGATAGAGAAAAAAGTATTTATTATGCTGATAAACTAAGAGATGAATTTTCAGAATCTATTTATTTTAATGAGACAATTAACCAAATATTAAATAGTTAATTTAAGCCATAAGAAAAAGTAAATTTAACATAGGATGTGATAACAATGATCTCAATAATTAAAGATATTAAAGTATATTCCCCGGAATACATAGGTATAAAAGACATTGTAATAGCAGGAGGAAAGATAGAAGGAATCTATGAAAATTTAGATATATCAAATACTTTTATTGAAGTTAATGTGATAGATGGTAAAAATAAAATTATTTTTCCAGGATTTATAGATAGTCATGTACATCTTATTGGTGGTGGCGGTGAAGGTGGATATAAAACTCGAACACCAGAACTACAATTATCCAATTTAACATCAAGTGGAATAACAACAGTAGTTGGATGTATAGGTACTGATAGTGAGTGCAGAGGTATAAAATCTTTAATAGCTAAAGTTAAATCTTTAAAAGAAGAAGGACTTTCATCATATTGTTATACAGGTTCTTATGCTGTACCAGTAAAAACATTAACTGGATTTATTGAAAGGGACATAATGCTTATACAAGAAATAATAGGTGTTGGAGAAATAGCATTATCAGATAATAGAAGTTCAGAACCAACTTATGAGGATTTTGCTAAATTAGTAGCTCAATCTAGGCTGGGAGGAATATTATCTAGTAAATCTGGAGTGGTAAATGTACATATAGGTGAAGGTAAAAGAAAGTTAGATTATTTATTTAAATTAATTAACGAATCTGACATACCATCATCTCAATTATTACCTACTCATATTAATAGAAATACTAATTTATTTATGGAAGGCTTAAGATATGTAAAAGAGGGCGGCCTTATAGATTTAACTACGAGCAGTGACGTTAACTTTTTAGAAGAAGGTGAACTTACAGCTTCAGAAGGCTTAAAAAAATATATTGAAGCTGGATTACCAATAGAGAATATAACATTTTCTTCTGATGGTAATGGAAGTATGCCTAAGTTTGATAAAAATAAAAAAATAATAGGGCTTGGAATCTGTTCCGTAGAATCGTTATACTTGCAAGTTAAAGAAGGCATAAAGAAATATGGTATCCCAATTGAAACTGCCATAAAAGTTATAACATCTAATGTAGCAGATATATTAAAACTATATGATAAAGGAAGAATAGAAAAGGGAAAAGATGCTGACTTAGTAATAGTTGACGAGAATTCTTTAGATATAGATATAGTTTTATGCAATGGAATAAAGATGGTTCAAGATGGAGAGTGCATAGTAAGAGGTACATTTGAATAAAATGTTATTATGATTTTTAGAAATACTATTTAAGGTATAGATAAAAGTAAATCTAAAAATAATGACCAATCTAATTTTATTAGATTGGTCATTACTTTTATTAAGATTTAATTTTGAAAAACGTATGATGCCCTATTGTTTTCATATCTTGTTTTTGTGTTTGGTGCATCCATGCACAAGTTGCCGTACTAGGATTATAAAAGAATAAAGCTTCATTTGTAGGGTCATATCCTCTTATAGCATCATAAACTGCATTGTAACATGTTTGATTTGGAGTAGCTTTAATATCTCCATTTTTAACACATGAAAATGCATTTTTCTGAAAAATTACTTCTTTTATTGAATTCGGAAAGCTGGGATTTATAACACGATTTAAGACAACTGACGCTACAGCTACTTTTCCGTCATAAGGTTCACCAATACTTTCTGCATAAACTAATTTAGCCATTAATTCAATATCATTTTCCGTTATATAGAGTTTTTGAGTATCATAACTAAAAACTTCTATTGTAGAATCGTCAATATTTTTATTTGTAGTATTTTCATTTAGTTCTGCATTGCATTGAGTTGCAAGGTTTATATTATTTAAATAAGTTTCATTATTTTCCTCTTTAGAAATGACATTAGTATGAAAGTTATCACTTAATACTTGTGCATAAGCGACATTGTTATTAATAACGGAAAGATATAGCACTAAACTAATTATGAAAAGGCTATATATTTTTTTCATTAAAAATCCTCCTCTGGTATATTTCAAACCAATAATATTATTGCCCAAAAAGAGTCTTATATACATAAATTAATGTTTATATGATAATATGGCCTTTTGTAAATTATCAAAACAACTTAAAAAGTAATCATATTTATCAAAAGTATCAGTATATAATTCATCAATATTATTTAAAGTTAATTTAGATTTATCACGTAAATTCATCTCATTTTTAATATTCTTTTCTAAAGAATTAATATAAGAATCATATGAAGCAATAATCTCCTCTAAAGCTTCATAACAATTTTCACCACCAACTGGAATAGAAATAGATATAGAACTATCTTTTATTGTATTAAAATTTGAGCGTTTTTCATTAATATCATAAATTACTATAGATAAATCTCTATTGTCTTCCCTTATTTTTTCTAATGCAGGTTTGACATCATCCTTTAGGCCAGAAAAATTATTTAATAAATCGTTAATTTGTACAAAAAAATCACGTTTCTGCTCACTTATAATATCACTCTCTCTAATTGATTTATAGGATTCATTTAAAGATCTATTTAAGCTTATAAAGAATTTATTTAAGCTTTTTGGAATAGATATTTTAACTCCAGATTCAGATAATTTATCTGTTTCTTTAGTTAAAGCTTCCTCATTTTTTATTAGGTCTTGATATAATGATTGAAAGTTTTCATTATTTTTATTATTTATTATAGAAATAATAGAATTATATAAATTAATATTTAGTTTTAAGTAATTTGAAAGATTGCCTTTTAATTCATTAGAATCAGATTTTTTTAAAGTTAAATTAGTTAGATTATTATCTAATGAATTTAGTAGATTTAAGTTTTCGTTTAAAATTTGTTTTGTATTTTTAAAATCAAGTGTGGCATCATTTTCATCCAATTTTAATGATGAATTTATAGTTACGATGGTCTTAGAAATTTTATTTATTTTATTTAGTTCAGTATTTTTAAAAAATAACGTTAATAATATAAGTATTAATATAAATAAACCACATAATAAACTTATGATTTTAAAAAATTTTTTATCTATTGAAAAGTTTATCATAACCAGAGTCCCCCTTATTAAGTAATAATATATTTTTAGTTACTTAATATTACTTATATTATGTTAATTAGAAAATTATTATAAAAATAATGAATTTTTAATAAAATAGTAATTCTCTCTATATATAATAATTGAGGTTTTGATGTATAATTTTATATATATATACAAAAGGCGGAGGTGATAGTGTTGCAAGATTTTATATCACTAATAATAAAAAGTTTAAGTAATATATCTTTATGGTCAATACTGGATATATCGGTAGTTTCCTATATATTTTATAAAGGGTATATGCTCATTAAAGAAACAAGAGCAGAACAATTATTAAAAGGGATAGCATTAATCATAGTATTAATACCAATAAGTTATTTATTAAAATTAGATATGTTATATTTTATTTTAAATAAGACACTTACAATCGGGGTATTATCTGTAATTATAATTTTTCAACCAGAGATTAGAAGAGGATTAGAGCATATAGGTAGATCAGCTTTTGAAGATGTACATTATGCAAATGACAAAGAGAGCATAAATATAGCTATAAATGAAATAGTTAATGCTGTACACAATTTATCAGAAACTAAAACAGGAGCACTAATAGTAATGGAACAAAAAACAGGTCTTGCAGAAATAGTTTCATCAGGCACAATACTAGATGCAAATGTAAGTTCAAATCTTTTAGAAAATATTTTTGTAGTGAATACACCACTACATGATGGAGCAACAATAATTAGAAATAATAAAATATTAGCTTCAGGTTGTGTTCTTCCTTTGACTAATAATAATAACATTAATAAAAAGTTAGGTACTAGACATAGAGCAGGATTAGGACTTTCAGAAGTTTCTGATGCTTTAATAATCATTGTATCTGAAGAAACTGGAGTGGTTTCATTAGCTATAAATGGTAAATTAAGTAGAGGATATGATAAAGAAAGATTGAGAAATATATTATCAAATATAATTGAAAATAGAAATAAAAATAAAAAGAATGTAAAGGATGCTAAAGAGAGGGTGAGATCATGGGTAAGGGGAATAAAAATAAATCATTAGTAGCAAAACTTATTTGTTTACTTTTATCTTTTGGTCTATGGCTATATATATCAAATGTAGAAAACCCAGTAAGAACCTATGAATTAAAGGGCGTACCAGTAGAACTTATAAATAAAGAAAGTATTTCAAAGTCTAATTTAGCTATAGTAGGAGAGGAAAGTTTTACAGTTGATCTAACTTTAGAGGGAGCTACAAGTGAAATAACAAAAGCAAAAAAAGATTCCTTTAAATTAACAGCGGATATGAGTTCATATGCATTAAAAAATGGAGAAAATATAATCCCTATTCAAATAGTTAGTTATCCTCAAAATATAAATATAAAAAACAATGGATTTTTAGGGATAAAGATAAAATTAGAGACACTAATAACAAAAGATGTTTCATTAAAATCTCAAGTTAATATCACTTATAAAGAAAATATTTATAAAAAAGATTTAACTGTATCTCCACAAAAAGCAACTATATCTGGTCCTGAAAGTCAAGTGAATAAAGTTGATAGAGGTATTCTTGTAGGAAATATAGAAAATTTAGAAAAAGATATTAATAAAAAATTCCCTATTAAATTTGTAACTAAAGATAATAAAGAGGTTAAAGGAATTACTTCTAATGCTGATGAAGCTGAATTAAATATAAAAGTTAATAATGGAAAAACAGTACCTATAAATATAAAAACTATAGGAAATTCAAATGATGGTATATCTATAGAGAGTATGGTTGCAGAACCGAAATCAGTTCATATTATAGGTGAAGATAAAATATTAAATAGTATAAATTCTATAGATACGCAAGAAATTAATATAAGCAATATTACTGCTGATGCTGAAGTAAATACAAATCTAAAATTACCAGAAGGAGTTACTATACAAGAGAATAGCCAAAACGTTAAAGTAAAATTTTCAGTTAAAAAAGCACAGGAGGTAACAAAAAACATTTCATGTGCAGTTGAATATACTAACTTAAATCCTAATTTAATTATTGATTCTTCAAAATCAACGGCTAATGTAAGTATCTCAGGATTAGAATCAGTTATAAATAGTATAACGGAGGCAGAACTTAAAGCAACGGTAGATTTATCAAATATAAGTGAAGTGGGTACGTACACCTATAAGCCTTCTGTTATCAGTATTAATAATAGGACGGATTTTAATATATTGTCAGTAGATGAGGTTCAGATAGTTTTAAAAAATAAATAATTAAAATAGCCACAACTTATTTAATTGTGGCTATTTTTTATGTTATAATCGGTTAAACTTATAATAAAACATAAATTATTAAAAACAAAATAGGAGAATACATATGAGTATAAGAATAAATAATTTAACTTTAAGTATAGATGATAATAAAGAAGTATTAACAAAAAAAATATGTAAAAAACTAAAGATATCTGATAAAGATATAAAAAAATTAATAATAATAAAGGAAAGCTTAGATGCAAGAAAGAAGAATGAAATAAAGTTTAATTATTGTGTGGATATAAAGTGCGATAATGAAAAGAAAATAGTATCTAAAATAAAAGATAATAATGTAAGACTTCAAGAAGATGATAATTGCTTACAAATTGAAAAAGGAAATGTTAAGTTAAGTCATAGACCTGTTGTAGTTGGATTCGGTCCAGCTGGAATGTTTGCAGCATTAACTTTAGCTAAGAATGGATATAAGCCAATTGTATTTGAAAGAGGGGAAGATATGGACAGTAGAACAAATGCTGTTAAAAGCTTTTGGGAAACTGGAAAGTTAAATATTGAATCAAATGTTCAATTTGGTGAAGGGGGAGCGGGAGCATTTTCTGATGGAAAATTAACAACAAGAATAAAAGATCCTAAATGTGCTTATATATTAGATGAACTTGTAAGTGCAGGAGCTCCAGAAGAAATTAAATATTTAGGAAAACCACATGTTGGAACAGATATTTTAAAAGGTGTTGTAAAAAACATAAGAGAACAAATTAAGGAACTTGGTGGAGAAATTCATTTTAATTCTAAATTAGAAGATATAAAATATGAAAATAATAAATTAAAAAGTATAACTGTCAATGAAAGCGAACTAGATTGTGAAGCTTTAGTTTTAGCAATTGGACATAGCCCAAGAGATACATATGAAATGCTATATAAAAGAGGGGTTTCTATGGAAGCTAAGCCTTTTGCAATAGGAGTTAGAATAGAACATCCTCAAGAACTAATAAATATTAGTCAATATGGAGAATATCATAATCATCCAAGGTTAGGTTCAGCAGAATATAGATTAACGTATCAAAGTGATAAATTAAAAAGGGGAGTATATTCATTCTGTATGTGTCCAGGGGGAACTGTTGTTGCATCTGCATCAGAAGAAGGAAGACTTGTATCTAATGGGATGAGTTATCATGCTAGAAACTTAGCTAATGCTAATTCAGCATTAGTTGTAACAATTTCTACAGATGACTTTGAAGGGGATTCACCTTTAAGAGGAATGGAATTTCAAAGACATTACGAAAGTTTAGCATTTAAATTAGGGGGTGGAAATTATAAAGCACCAATACAATTATTAGGGGATTTTATGAATGATAGACCTAGTACAAAGCTAGGAAGTGTTATTCCAAGTTATTCACCTGGGTATGAATTTAAAGAATTAAAAAATTGTTTACCTAGTTATGTTGTAGAAGGAATAAAAGAAGGTATACAAAATTTTTCAAAAAAAATAGAAGGATACGGAATGGAAGATGCGGTTTTAACTGGAATAGAAACTAGAACATCTGCCCCGGTTAAAATTCATAGGAGCAAAACACTTGAAAGCATAACAGTGCAAGGCCTTTATCCAGTGGGAGAAGGAGCAGGATTTGCAGGTGGAATAGTTTCATCAGCAGTTGATGGAGTTAAGGTAGCAGAGATGATAATAAATCAATTTATGTGTTAATTTTCTTAAGTTAATTAAATAGTCTCAATATTCTAAAAAAGGGCAATATGAAGTTATTTTTTGTTACAATAAAGATAATAAGTAAAAAATGTATTTTAATTAAAAAGTAAGAAGAAAAATAAAGTTAAATATAGACAGAATAATTTATTATTAGAATAAGAGGTGCATGTATAATGAGTAAAAACTTTGATGATTTACTATCTAGATTAAAGGCAACTAAAAAGAAAAAGTTATCAGTAGCAGTAGCACAAGATGAACCAGTTTTAGAAGCAGTAATGGCGGCTAAAGAAAAAGGAATAGCAGATGCAATATTAGTTGGGGATCAAGAAAAAATAAGAGTAATAGCAGACAAAATAAAAATGGATTTAACTCAATTTGAAATAATTCATGAACCAGATATTAAAAAAGCAGCACTATTTGCTGTTCAATTAGTATCAAGTGGAAGAGCAGACATGGTTATGAAAGGTTTAGTAGACACAGCAACCTTCTTAAGAAGTGTTCTTAACAAGGAAATTGGTCTTAGAACAGGTAAAGTTATGTCTCACGTAGCAGTTTTTGAAATTGAAGATATTGATAGATTAATATTCTTAACAGACGCTGCATTTAACACTTATCCTGATTTAAAAGCTAAAATTCAAATTGTAAACAATGCTGTAACAGTAGCTCACGCTTGTGGAATAGAAGTTCCAAAAGTAGCTCCAGTATGTGCAGTTGAAGTTGTTAACCCAGATATGCCAGCAACAATAGATGCATCATTATTAACTACTATGAATAACAGAGGACAAATAAAAGGTTGTATAATAGATGGACCTTTAGCATTGGATAATGCTTTATCAGAAGAAGCTGCTCATCATAAAGGTATTACAGGACCAGTAGCAGGAAAAGCAGATATCATATTATTACCTAATATAGAAACAGGTAATGTAATGTATAAATGTTTAACTTATACATCAAAGAGTAAGAGTGGTGGTCTACTAGTTGGAACATCAGCACCAGTTATCTTAACTTCAAGAGCTGATAAATTTGAAACAAAGGTAAATTCTATAGCTTTAGCAGCATTAGTTGCTGAAAACGCTAAATAAGATTATTTTGGGGGTATTATTTAATGTCATATAAATTATTAATTATTAATCCAGGATCAACTTCTACAAAAATAGGAGTTTACGAAAACGAAAAAGAATTATTTGAAGAAACATTAAGACATACTAATGAAGAAATAAAGAGATATGAAACTATATATGATCAATTTCAATTTAGAAAAGATGTAATATTAAATATTCTTAAGGAAAAGAATTTCGATATAACTACTTTAAGTGCAATAGTTGGAAGAGGCGGAATGCTTAAACCAGTAGAAGGCGGAACTTACGCTGTTAATGATGCAATGATAGAAGATTTAAAAGTAGGAGTACAAGGTCCTCATGCTTCAAATCTTGGAGGAATAATAGCAAAATCAATTGGTGACGAATTAAATATACCATCATTTATAGTAGATCCAGTAGTTACTGACGAATTAGATGATGTAGCAAGATTATCAGGAGTTCCAGAACTTCCAAGAAAAAGTAAATTCCATGCTTTAAATCAAAAAGCAGTAGCTAAGAGATATGGTAAAGATAGTGGAAAAGGATACGAAAACTTAAACTTAATAGTTGTCCATATGGGCGGAGGAGTTTCAGTTGGAGCTCACAAACAAGGAAAAGTAGTTGACGTAAATAATGCTTTAGATGGTGATGGTCCATTTTCACCAGAAAGAGCTGGAACAGTGCCAGTAGGTGATTTAATTAAAATGTGTTTTAGTGGACAATATACTGAATCAGAAGTATACACTAAAGTAGTTGGAAAAGGTGGATTTGTTGGATACTTAAATACTAATGACGTTAAGGGTGTTATAGACAACATGGAAGCTGGAGATAAAGACTGTGAAAAGATATATAAGGCATTCCTTTATCAAATAACAAAAACTATTGGAGAAATGGCAGCTGCATTAAATGGAAAAGTTGATCAAATATTATTAACAGGTGGAATTGCATATTCACCAACACTTGTTCCAGATTTAAAATCAAATGTAGAGTGGATAGCTCCAGTAACTGTATATCCAGGAGAAGATGAATTATTAGCATTAGCACAAGGTGCTATAAGAGTTCTTGACGGAGAAGAAAAAGCTAAAATTTATTAGAATATATGCCAAGAGGTCATATCAAAAGAAATTTTGATATGACCTCTTTTAATGTATAAGAAAATATAAAATTTTTAATATAGAAACTGAGTAATATCAAAGGGGTATAATGTGAAAAATAGTAAAAGCGTTGTCACAAAGTAAATGTTGAATTTGGAATGTTATTGATCAAAGCTATAGTATAAATGAATAATAAACGATAATAAAGTCAAGGTTAATAAATAATTATTATAATATTAAAGGGGGAACTGCTTTTGAGAAGTTCTTTAAATATAACTAACAAATTAACAATGTTAACTGAAATGGAGAATGATTCAAAATTTCAAATTTTAGAATATGCTGATTTAAATGGAGCTACTGATTTAGAAACAGCTTTTGGATTAAATGTAATTAATGAAAGTAATATAAAGTTAAAGCAAATAAGAATAATACTTGATGAAAGTTCAGTAAAACTAGAATCAGGTCTTTTGAGTTACATGAAAGGTAATATAGATATTAAAAGTGACATAGGTGGAGTATTTGGTTTAGGTAAGAAATTTATTACAAGCAAATTAACTGGTGAAACAATGTTCAAGCCTGTTTATAAAGGTTCAGGAGAAATATTTTTAGAGCCATCATTTGGACACTTTGCTTTAATTGAATTAGAAGATGATGAGATAATTGTAGATGATGGGCTGTTTTGTGCTTGTGAAGATGGAATAGAAGTAGGGGCGTCATTACAGAGAAATATATCTTCAACTTTTTTAGGAAATGAAGGTTTATGTCAAACTAAAATAAGTGGTAATGGAATAGTTGCATTAGAGATACCTGTTCCAGAGACTGAGATATTTAAATGTATATTAATAGATGATACGTTAAAAGTAGATGGGAATTTTGCAATTTTAAGAACTGGAAACATTGAATTTTCAGTAGAAAAATCGTCTAAATCTATTACAGGTGCTATAACAAGTGGTGAAGGTTTTGTTAATGTATATAGAGGCACAGGAGAAGTATGGCTTATTCCAACTAAAGCTATATATGATGAAATGAGAACTAAAGGTTTTAAAGAAATGACTAAGCCTAGTAAAGAGAGAAATACAGAAAGTTAAAGCTTTTATATATTAAAGTTGTAAAGAAAAGAAGTTAAAGTTATAATATTTAAAGATGGAATAATTAAAGAGGTGAGAGATAATGAGTTCGTCAGATTCGAAAATCAAAAGTGAAGAATTAGACTTATTGTTTAAGGGAATTTTAGAACTTGAAAATATAGATGAATGTTATAACTTT contains:
- a CDS encoding NAD(P)/FAD-dependent oxidoreductase; this encodes MSIRINNLTLSIDDNKEVLTKKICKKLKISDKDIKKLIIIKESLDARKKNEIKFNYCVDIKCDNEKKIVSKIKDNNVRLQEDDNCLQIEKGNVKLSHRPVVVGFGPAGMFAALTLAKNGYKPIVFERGEDMDSRTNAVKSFWETGKLNIESNVQFGEGGAGAFSDGKLTTRIKDPKCAYILDELVSAGAPEEIKYLGKPHVGTDILKGVVKNIREQIKELGGEIHFNSKLEDIKYENNKLKSITVNESELDCEALVLAIGHSPRDTYEMLYKRGVSMEAKPFAIGVRIEHPQELINISQYGEYHNHPRLGSAEYRLTYQSDKLKRGVYSFCMCPGGTVVASASEEGRLVSNGMSYHARNLANANSALVVTISTDDFEGDSPLRGMEFQRHYESLAFKLGGGNYKAPIQLLGDFMNDRPSTKLGSVIPSYSPGYEFKELKNCLPSYVVEGIKEGIQNFSKKIEGYGMEDAVLTGIETRTSAPVKIHRSKTLESITVQGLYPVGEGAGFAGGIVSSAVDGVKVAEMIINQFMC
- the ptb gene encoding phosphate butyryltransferase: MSKNFDDLLSRLKATKKKKLSVAVAQDEPVLEAVMAAKEKGIADAILVGDQEKIRVIADKIKMDLTQFEIIHEPDIKKAALFAVQLVSSGRADMVMKGLVDTATFLRSVLNKEIGLRTGKVMSHVAVFEIEDIDRLIFLTDAAFNTYPDLKAKIQIVNNAVTVAHACGIEVPKVAPVCAVEVVNPDMPATIDASLLTTMNNRGQIKGCIIDGPLALDNALSEEAAHHKGITGPVAGKADIILLPNIETGNVMYKCLTYTSKSKSGGLLVGTSAPVILTSRADKFETKVNSIALAALVAENAK
- the buk gene encoding butyrate kinase → MSYKLLIINPGSTSTKIGVYENEKELFEETLRHTNEEIKRYETIYDQFQFRKDVILNILKEKNFDITTLSAIVGRGGMLKPVEGGTYAVNDAMIEDLKVGVQGPHASNLGGIIAKSIGDELNIPSFIVDPVVTDELDDVARLSGVPELPRKSKFHALNQKAVAKRYGKDSGKGYENLNLIVVHMGGGVSVGAHKQGKVVDVNNALDGDGPFSPERAGTVPVGDLIKMCFSGQYTESEVYTKVVGKGGFVGYLNTNDVKGVIDNMEAGDKDCEKIYKAFLYQITKTIGEMAAALNGKVDQILLTGGIAYSPTLVPDLKSNVEWIAPVTVYPGEDELLALAQGAIRVLDGEEKAKIY
- a CDS encoding AIM24 family protein, whose translation is MRSSLNITNKLTMLTEMENDSKFQILEYADLNGATDLETAFGLNVINESNIKLKQIRIILDESSVKLESGLLSYMKGNIDIKSDIGGVFGLGKKFITSKLTGETMFKPVYKGSGEIFLEPSFGHFALIELEDDEIIVDDGLFCACEDGIEVGASLQRNISSTFLGNEGLCQTKISGNGIVALEIPVPETEIFKCILIDDTLKVDGNFAILRTGNIEFSVEKSSKSITGAITSGEGFVNVYRGTGEVWLIPTKAIYDEMRTKGFKEMTKPSKERNTES